A genome region from Tolypothrix sp. PCC 7712 includes the following:
- a CDS encoding DMT family transporter, producing the protein MNGQGEVAALAAAGLWAVASVVYGLVGQHIPPIQLNLIKGVIAIALLLLTIAITGELLPQIPALSICLLFLSGAVGIGWGDTAFLAAINYLGARRVLLLGTLSPPITAIAATIFLDEQLNVSAWCGILLTILGVAWVVTERVPGTPEVDSAHLWQGIGFGLLATITNSAGSIFSRAAFANASISPLWAAVLRLSAGVLTILVWAWFSRRQQMAFPYPYWQSRRIILASFFAAFCGTYLGIWLQQTAIKLTSVGIASTLLQTSPLFVIPIAIALGEKVSVRAIAGVGIAIIGIGLLFYLK; encoded by the coding sequence ATGAATGGGCAGGGTGAAGTGGCGGCTTTAGCGGCTGCTGGTTTATGGGCTGTGGCTTCAGTGGTGTATGGGCTTGTAGGGCAGCATATCCCGCCAATACAGCTAAATTTGATTAAAGGAGTAATTGCGATCGCACTATTGTTGCTGACAATTGCGATTACTGGCGAATTGTTACCGCAGATTCCTGCCTTATCGATATGCTTACTCTTTCTTAGCGGTGCGGTGGGTATTGGCTGGGGTGATACAGCTTTTTTGGCGGCGATTAATTACTTAGGGGCGCGGCGTGTTTTACTGTTAGGAACCCTTTCCCCACCAATAACAGCGATCGCTGCCACTATTTTTCTCGATGAACAACTCAATGTCAGCGCTTGGTGTGGGATTTTGCTGACGATTTTGGGAGTCGCTTGGGTGGTAACAGAACGAGTTCCCGGTACTCCCGAGGTTGACTCAGCACATCTGTGGCAAGGTATCGGCTTTGGTTTGTTAGCAACTATCACCAATAGCGCAGGTTCCATCTTTTCCCGCGCCGCATTTGCCAACGCCAGTATTTCCCCCTTGTGGGCTGCTGTGTTGCGCTTAAGTGCTGGAGTGCTGACAATTTTAGTGTGGGCATGGTTTTCCCGTCGCCAGCAGATGGCATTTCCTTATCCCTACTGGCAATCTCGGCGAATTATTTTAGCGAGTTTCTTTGCCGCCTTTTGTGGCACTTATTTAGGAATTTGGTTGCAGCAAACAGCTATTAAACTCACATCTGTAGGTATTGCCTCAACGCTGTTGCAGACTAGTCCATTGTTTGTGATCCCCATTGCGATCGCGCTAGGAGAAAAGGTGAGCGTGAGAGCGATCGCAGGTGTCGGAATTGCGATCATCGGTATTGGATTGTTGTTTTACTTGAAGTAA
- a CDS encoding peptidoglycan-binding domain-containing protein, translating into MSEIGLLMTGVLTTGQPSLPSLPEQQPLHIENGWENSIQEQSSQVITAARVTPPEFMETDGTSFATPPSINDNKKTLVDKNYQTVIADSMRVKARVRNYSNQLPIIRFGSSGSSVRVLQKLLISHGYGMRVDGVFGPLTETAVKAFQNRRSLIVDGIVGNRTWRELTI; encoded by the coding sequence ATGAGTGAAATTGGCCTGCTGATGACAGGCGTGTTAACAACAGGACAACCATCATTGCCCAGTTTACCGGAGCAGCAACCGCTTCATATAGAAAATGGCTGGGAAAATTCCATACAAGAGCAGTCATCGCAGGTAATTACAGCTGCTCGAGTTACGCCACCAGAATTTATGGAGACAGATGGAACTTCCTTCGCTACCCCGCCATCGATTAATGATAATAAAAAAACTCTAGTTGATAAAAATTATCAGACTGTAATTGCAGACAGTATGAGAGTTAAAGCCAGAGTTAGAAATTATAGTAATCAATTACCAATTATTCGCTTTGGTAGCTCAGGGAGTTCCGTTAGAGTCTTACAAAAGTTGTTAATTTCTCATGGTTATGGAATGCGAGTTGATGGGGTTTTTGGGCCATTAACAGAGACAGCTGTCAAAGCATTTCAAAATCGGCGGAGCTTAATAGTAGATGGAATTGTTGGTAATAGAACATGGCGTGAGTTGACAATTTAG
- a CDS encoding MFS transporter translates to MAQLNQVNSEKNRLKSSFFQIPSALKSANVCCFVIGESVSFFGSWMTQFALVWMVYQLTNSAMLVGIAGFSNQATGLIITPLVGVLLDRWNLRYVLLTTQIVSIVLSGTLTFLCISERITVEWIIIIGILQGIVKAFDLPARLVTIPRLVDNKADTYSAISIHSFLINTAKFVSPMIAGAFLARIGASACFLVDSISYLPFISAILTVKINSFSTKSISPKYNIWQNLKEGFIFAYDFLPIKYVLILQVLICFMVMTHVNLMPVFTKEILNGNPEIMGFLMTASALGSIVAGFYLILRRQAIGLEKIISISTIILGLSLMLFSHATSLEICLVLIFIVGMTNTLTLAAISNFVQLVLVDENKRGRVTSIFTTGFLGILPFGNLFFGALASYIGVANSLLFGGVFCTLGALYFARKLPQIKKILHPIYIETGLISQSPES, encoded by the coding sequence ATGGCACAACTTAATCAAGTAAATTCTGAAAAAAACAGACTAAAGTCAAGTTTTTTTCAGATTCCGTCTGCGCTTAAATCCGCCAATGTATGTTGTTTTGTAATTGGAGAAAGCGTATCTTTTTTCGGTTCTTGGATGACTCAATTTGCTTTAGTATGGATGGTTTATCAGCTAACCAACTCAGCCATGTTAGTTGGAATAGCAGGATTTAGCAATCAAGCTACTGGCTTAATTATTACACCCTTAGTAGGAGTATTATTAGACCGATGGAACTTAAGATATGTCTTACTAACTACACAGATAGTATCTATTGTTTTATCTGGAACTCTCACTTTTTTATGCATCAGCGAACGGATCACAGTTGAGTGGATTATTATTATTGGAATCCTTCAAGGAATTGTGAAAGCCTTTGATTTACCAGCTCGTCTGGTAACTATTCCTAGACTTGTCGATAACAAAGCAGATACTTATAGTGCCATTTCGATTCATTCTTTCTTAATTAATACAGCTAAGTTTGTCAGTCCGATGATTGCTGGTGCGTTTTTGGCAAGAATTGGAGCATCTGCCTGCTTTTTGGTAGATAGCATTAGCTATTTACCTTTTATTTCGGCAATTCTAACTGTCAAAATAAATTCCTTTTCTACTAAATCTATATCGCCCAAATATAATATTTGGCAAAATTTAAAAGAAGGGTTTATTTTTGCTTACGATTTTCTCCCGATTAAATATGTGCTAATATTACAAGTTTTGATTTGTTTTATGGTAATGACCCATGTGAACTTAATGCCAGTCTTTACAAAAGAAATCTTAAATGGCAATCCTGAAATTATGGGATTTCTCATGACAGCTTCGGCATTAGGCTCTATAGTAGCAGGTTTTTATTTAATCCTTCGTAGACAAGCTATAGGCTTAGAAAAAATCATATCAATTTCTACAATAATTCTTGGTCTCAGTTTAATGCTGTTTTCTCATGCAACTAGTTTAGAAATTTGTCTAGTGTTAATTTTTATCGTGGGGATGACTAATACTTTAACTCTAGCTGCGATTAGTAATTTTGTGCAACTAGTGCTTGTAGATGAGAATAAACGAGGTAGAGTTACGAGTATATTTACGACAGGCTTTTTAGGAATTCTACCTTTTGGAAATTTATTTTTTGGGGCTTTAGCTAGCTATATTGGAGTTGCTAATTCTTTATTATTTGGTGGAGTTTTTTGCACGTTGGGAGCTTTGTATTTTGCAAGAAAGTTACCACAAATCAAAAAAATCTTACATCCCATTTATATAGAGACAGGTTTAATCTCTCAGTCACCTGAAAGCTGA
- a CDS encoding peptidoglycan-binding domain-containing protein, giving the protein MQNPPNPSQPLNARATANLSLPTLRFGDSGDAVRVLQRLLLGNGYSVKIDGVFGALTETAVKAFQNQGNIKADGIVGSNTWRKLT; this is encoded by the coding sequence ATGCAAAATCCTCCCAATCCATCACAGCCTTTGAATGCACGCGCTACAGCTAATCTCAGTTTGCCAACTCTACGTTTTGGCGATTCAGGTGATGCAGTGAGAGTTTTACAAAGGCTGTTATTAGGTAATGGTTACTCTGTGAAAATTGATGGAGTCTTTGGTGCATTAACTGAGACTGCTGTAAAAGCTTTTCAGAACCAGGGAAATATCAAAGCTGATGGCATAGTAGGCTCTAATACTTGGCGCAAGTTAACTTAA
- a CDS encoding sucrose synthase encodes MSELIQTLLESEEKSDLRSFISELRHQEKKYLLRNDIINVYSEYCSKYQKSAEFCSSSHLGQLIYYTQEIIQEDSNLCFIIRPKIASQEVYRLTEDLKVEQMTVQELLDMRDRIVNRFHPNEGDLLELDFGPFYDYSPTIRDPKNIGKGVNFLNRYLSSKLLQDSQQWLENLFNFLRLHQYNGVQLLISDRIKSQQQLSQQVKKALAFVSSRPSNEPYEEFRFNLQAMGFEPGWGNTAQRTQETLNILDELIDSPDPQTLEAFISRIPMIFKIVLVSPHGWFGQEGVLGRPDTGGQVVYVLDQAKSLETQLQEDARLAGLEGLNVQPKVIILTRLIPNSDGTLCNQRLEKVHGTENAWILRVPLREFNPNMTQNWISRFEFWPYLETYAIDAEKELRAEFHGRPDLIVGNYSDGNLVAFLLARRMKVTQCNIAHALEKSKYLFSNLYWNDLEDKYHFSLQFTADLIAMNAANFVISSTYQEIVGTPDSVGQYESYKCFTMPDLYHVVNGIELFSPKFNVVPPGVNENYYFPYTRNQDRVESDRQRIKEMLFTLDDPSQIFGKLDDPNKRPLFSMARLDRIKNLTGLAECFGKSPELQEHCNLILVAGKLRVEESSDNEEKDEIVKLYHIIDQYNLHGKIRWLGVRLSKTDSGEIYRVIADQKGIFVQPALFEAFGLTILESMISGVPTFATQFGGPLEIIQDKVNGFYINPTNLEETAEKIIEFVTKCEHNPGYWQTISQKSIERVYSTYTWKIHTTKLLSLARIYGFWNFSSQEKREDLLRYIEALFYLIYKPRAQHLLEQHQYR; translated from the coding sequence ATGTCTGAATTGATCCAAACACTCCTAGAAAGCGAAGAAAAAAGCGATTTACGTTCCTTTATTAGTGAGTTACGTCATCAAGAAAAGAAATACTTGTTACGTAACGATATAATTAATGTTTATAGCGAGTATTGCTCCAAATACCAAAAATCAGCAGAGTTTTGCAGTTCTTCTCATTTAGGGCAATTAATTTACTATACTCAAGAAATTATTCAAGAGGACTCTAACCTCTGCTTTATTATCCGCCCCAAGATTGCCTCTCAAGAAGTTTATCGCTTAACTGAAGACCTGAAAGTCGAACAAATGACTGTGCAAGAACTCTTGGATATGCGCGATCGCATAGTCAATCGGTTTCATCCTAACGAAGGTGATTTACTAGAACTAGACTTTGGGCCGTTTTATGACTACTCTCCCACAATCCGCGACCCCAAAAATATTGGTAAAGGGGTAAACTTCCTCAACCGCTACCTATCTAGCAAACTACTCCAAGACTCCCAACAGTGGCTAGAAAACCTATTTAATTTTTTGCGCCTACATCAATATAATGGCGTGCAGTTGCTAATTAGCGATCGCATCAAATCCCAGCAGCAGCTTTCTCAACAAGTTAAGAAAGCACTCGCTTTTGTCAGTTCTCGCCCCAGTAATGAACCTTATGAAGAATTCCGGTTTAACTTACAAGCAATGGGTTTTGAACCGGGTTGGGGTAACACAGCGCAACGCACCCAAGAGACTCTAAATATTCTCGATGAATTAATCGACTCTCCCGATCCCCAAACCTTAGAAGCCTTCATATCTCGGATTCCGATGATTTTTAAAATCGTCCTCGTGTCTCCTCACGGTTGGTTTGGTCAAGAAGGAGTATTAGGACGACCCGATACTGGGGGTCAGGTGGTTTATGTCCTCGATCAGGCTAAGTCTTTAGAAACACAACTACAAGAAGATGCAAGATTAGCAGGTTTAGAGGGGCTAAACGTCCAGCCCAAAGTAATTATTCTGACCCGCCTCATACCCAATAGCGATGGTACTCTTTGTAACCAACGCTTAGAGAAAGTCCACGGTACAGAAAACGCCTGGATTTTGCGCGTACCTTTGCGGGAATTTAATCCTAATATGACGCAAAATTGGATTTCCCGGTTTGAGTTTTGGCCTTATTTAGAAACATACGCCATTGATGCTGAAAAAGAACTGCGCGCAGAATTTCACGGTAGACCAGACTTAATTGTTGGTAACTATTCTGATGGTAACTTGGTGGCGTTTTTACTAGCACGACGCATGAAAGTTACCCAGTGTAATATTGCCCATGCTTTAGAAAAATCGAAATATTTGTTCAGTAATTTGTACTGGAATGATTTAGAAGATAAATATCACTTCTCCTTACAATTTACTGCTGATTTAATTGCCATGAATGCTGCCAATTTTGTGATTAGCAGCACCTACCAAGAAATTGTCGGTACTCCTGATAGTGTGGGACAGTATGAATCTTATAAATGCTTCACTATGCCGGATTTATACCATGTTGTGAATGGCATTGAATTATTCAGTCCGAAGTTTAATGTAGTACCGCCTGGAGTGAATGAAAATTACTATTTTCCCTACACCCGTAATCAAGACCGAGTAGAGAGCGATCGCCAACGTATTAAAGAAATGCTATTTACCTTAGATGATCCTTCGCAAATCTTTGGTAAACTTGACGATCCGAACAAACGCCCACTATTTTCAATGGCACGTTTGGATCGGATTAAAAACCTCACAGGTTTAGCAGAATGCTTCGGTAAGAGTCCAGAATTACAAGAGCATTGTAACTTGATTTTAGTAGCAGGCAAACTGCGTGTAGAAGAATCAAGTGATAATGAAGAAAAAGACGAAATTGTCAAACTTTATCACATTATTGACCAGTACAATCTCCACGGTAAAATTCGCTGGTTAGGTGTGCGCTTATCTAAAACTGATTCAGGGGAAATTTACCGCGTCATTGCTGATCAAAAAGGTATATTTGTCCAACCCGCTTTATTTGAAGCCTTTGGTTTAACAATTTTGGAATCTATGATTTCTGGGGTACCCACCTTTGCCACACAATTTGGTGGGCCATTAGAAATTATTCAAGACAAAGTTAATGGGTTTTACATCAACCCCACGAATTTAGAAGAAACTGCCGAAAAAATCATAGAATTTGTCACTAAGTGTGAACATAATCCTGGCTATTGGCAGACAATTTCTCAGAAAAGTATTGAGCGAGTTTACAGCACATATACCTGGAAAATTCACACAACCAAGCTGCTTTCTTTAGCGAGAATCTATGGTTTTTGGAACTTTAGCTCCCAAGAAAAACGAGAAGATTTGTTGCGCTATATAGAGGCTTTATTCTACTTAATTTATAAGCCAAGAGCGCAACATTTATTAGAGCAGCATCAATATCGTTAA
- the cax gene encoding calcium/proton exchanger, whose product MSGKNLIFFVLLLFIPVSLAAHFLEWGDLIIFVTAGLAILPLAAWMGTATEEIAVVVGPSLGGLLNATFGNATELIIALVALKAGLVDVVKASITGSIIGNLLLVMGLSMLLGGLRHKEQTFQPIVARVNASAMNLAVIAILLPTAMDITSKGISRQTLQHFSVAVAIVLILVYALTLLFSMKTHSYLYDVGMVEAEVEEIPHKKPNLWLWSGVLLVCTLLVALESEMLVDSLEVATSQLGLTALFTGVIIVPIVGNAAEHATAVSVAMKDKMDLSLSVAVGSSMQIALFVAPVLVVAGWIFGQPMDLDFNPFELVAVAVAVLIANSISSDGKSNWLEGTLLLAAYTVLGIAFYFHPVIDGIG is encoded by the coding sequence ATGTCAGGTAAAAATCTTATTTTTTTCGTCTTGTTATTGTTTATACCAGTTTCCTTAGCAGCTCACTTCTTGGAGTGGGGAGACTTGATAATTTTCGTGACAGCTGGATTAGCAATTTTGCCCTTAGCAGCTTGGATGGGTACCGCTACGGAAGAAATTGCTGTAGTAGTAGGGCCTTCATTAGGGGGGTTATTAAATGCTACCTTTGGCAATGCTACAGAACTAATCATTGCTTTAGTAGCGCTGAAGGCTGGACTAGTGGATGTGGTCAAGGCCAGTATTACAGGCTCAATTATCGGTAACCTACTGCTAGTAATGGGTCTTTCAATGCTGTTAGGTGGACTGCGTCATAAAGAACAGACATTTCAGCCGATTGTAGCGCGGGTAAATGCTTCAGCTATGAATTTGGCGGTAATTGCAATTCTGTTACCCACAGCGATGGATATTACCTCTAAAGGGATTAGCCGCCAAACCCTACAACATTTTTCTGTGGCTGTAGCCATAGTCTTAATTTTGGTCTACGCTTTGACGCTGCTATTTTCCATGAAAACCCACTCATATTTATATGATGTAGGTATGGTAGAAGCCGAAGTGGAAGAAATCCCTCATAAAAAGCCAAATCTTTGGTTATGGAGTGGCGTACTGCTAGTATGTACGCTCTTAGTAGCTCTAGAGTCCGAGATGCTAGTTGATTCTTTGGAAGTAGCCACATCGCAATTAGGATTAACAGCCCTATTTACTGGGGTGATTATTGTCCCCATCGTAGGTAACGCTGCTGAACACGCCACCGCAGTCAGCGTAGCGATGAAAGATAAAATGGATCTTTCCCTGTCGGTAGCGGTGGGATCAAGTATGCAGATTGCACTATTTGTTGCTCCCGTTTTAGTCGTAGCTGGCTGGATATTCGGTCAGCCGATGGATTTAGATTTCAATCCTTTTGAGTTAGTCGCTGTAGCTGTAGCCGTGCTAATTGCCAATAGCATTAGTTCTGATGGTAAATCCAATTGGTTAGAAGGAACCTTACTATTAGCCGCTTATACAGTATTAGGCATAGCTTTCTACTTCCACCCGGTCATTGATGGTATTGGCTAG
- a CDS encoding aminotransferase class I/II-fold pyridoxal phosphate-dependent enzyme: MTLSIERQHQTPSNAIAPAKTPVSLSTSIGLLKRQLKSEGITSFEDIAAAIDQHKQLQVEAGLYSYDKFTLEGSRGETQLVCPSTGTLHQCIVWCINHYTGLNRNQKIIDKVCEAVQKFGTGSGTAALSGGMSSLHKEAERRLASLVGKESALLFPTGYTTNLGVISALPGTNDFLLFDREAHASIIDGIKLSGKKFASFKHNSVADLENKLQKYRHQYENVIVIVESAYSMSGDLAPLKEIVQLKQKYNFHLYVDEAHTFGFYGHQGAGYCDQLGVTEEVDFIMSTLSKSTASIGGFLACKSKYIPLLQWSANSYLFQACLTPGDAAAILASLDELAANPELIAQLHQKNSYMRQKLTGMGFDLGHSQSPIIPIFIPEPETLQAFNRDLLLEGIFSVAIIYPVVKPSEGRIRFILNASHTYENIDRTLDVLEKLGKKYRLI; the protein is encoded by the coding sequence ATGACACTATCAATAGAACGTCAGCATCAGACACCTAGCAATGCGATCGCACCAGCTAAAACTCCAGTTAGCCTATCAACCTCAATAGGTTTGCTCAAAAGACAGTTAAAGTCGGAAGGTATTACTAGCTTTGAAGATATAGCTGCAGCTATTGATCAGCATAAGCAATTGCAGGTTGAGGCGGGTTTATATTCCTATGACAAATTTACCTTGGAAGGTAGTAGGGGAGAAACCCAATTAGTCTGTCCATCTACAGGCACTCTGCATCAGTGCATTGTTTGGTGTATTAATCACTACACTGGCTTAAACAGAAACCAGAAGATTATTGATAAAGTCTGCGAAGCAGTACAAAAATTCGGTACAGGAAGCGGGACTGCTGCTTTGTCTGGGGGTATGTCTTCGTTGCATAAAGAAGCAGAAAGAAGGCTTGCATCTTTAGTAGGTAAAGAATCGGCTTTATTGTTTCCCACAGGATACACCACCAATTTAGGTGTGATCTCTGCTTTACCAGGAACCAATGATTTTTTACTTTTCGACCGTGAAGCCCATGCTTCAATTATTGACGGCATCAAACTTTCTGGGAAGAAGTTTGCTTCGTTTAAGCATAACTCAGTTGCAGACTTAGAAAACAAACTGCAAAAATACAGGCACCAGTACGAAAACGTCATTGTTATTGTCGAATCTGCATATTCTATGAGTGGTGATTTAGCGCCTTTAAAGGAAATTGTCCAACTCAAGCAGAAATACAATTTTCATCTCTACGTAGATGAAGCGCACACATTTGGTTTTTATGGTCACCAAGGTGCAGGCTACTGTGATCAACTGGGCGTAACGGAAGAAGTAGACTTTATCATGTCTACGCTGTCAAAATCGACAGCTTCCATCGGTGGTTTTCTTGCTTGTAAAAGTAAATATATACCTTTACTGCAATGGAGCGCTAATTCTTACCTATTTCAAGCTTGCTTAACCCCAGGAGATGCAGCTGCTATCTTAGCTTCACTTGATGAATTAGCTGCTAATCCCGAATTAATCGCACAGCTGCATCAAAAAAATAGTTACATGCGGCAAAAGCTTACAGGAATGGGTTTTGATTTAGGACATAGTCAAAGTCCCATTATCCCTATCTTTATTCCTGAGCCAGAGACTTTACAGGCCTTTAATCGAGATTTACTCTTAGAAGGAATTTTTTCTGTCGCAATTATCTATCCTGTTGTTAAGCCTTCTGAAGGTCGCATTCGTTTTATTTTGAATGCTTCACACACCTATGAAAATATTGATCGGACATTGGATGTCCTAGAGAAACTAGGCAAAAAATATAGACTTATCTAA